The Natribaculum luteum genome contains the following window.
AGCCCGTATCACTGGATGTACGACGGTTCCGACTTCTCACACCGCTTCTCGTGCTGTGTCGCGTCCGGCCGGTCGTCGAACAGCAGCCCACAGGTTTCACACTTGTACCAGGTGGCGTCGTCTCGCTCGGTCTGGACCACCATAGACGACGTTCCACTGGCCGTCCGCAAAACAGTTTCTCCGACGTTCGAACGATCGGTTTCGCGAACAGTACACTAGAAACTGATTACCTTGGAGCGACAACTATCAGGGGCACACTGAAAGGTGTGCAGTATGCGAGGTTTACACCACCTACCGTTCACC
Protein-coding sequences here:
- a CDS encoding DUF7128 family protein; translation: MVVQTERDDATWYKCETCGLLFDDRPDATQHEKRCEKSEPSYIQ